The genomic stretch TGGGTGAACTGGGCCAGGACATTGATCTTGTCAGGGACATCACCAATTTCCTGTCCATCTCCGGCAGAACAGAGAACATGCTGAGCGGGCTGATCAGCAGCAAGGACGTTTTATATTATGTAGTGATCATTTACCTGTTCCTGGCATTGAGCATCTACCGGTTGCGGACAGCCCGTGAATCAAAACCGCTCTGGCTGCGCTTTGGCATGTATACCGGTATTGTGGGATCAGCGTTGCTGGTGGGTTACCTCAGCTCTCGCCCCGCCCTGATTGCCTATTATGACGCTACCGCCACACATGCCCGTACCCTTTCTCCCAATACACAGCAGATAGTAAAGGAAATGAGGGACGAACCATTGGTAGTGACTTCCTATATCAACCTGCTGGACAAATACTACTGGAACGGAAGACCGGACCAGCGAAATGCCGACCTGGCCCGCTGGGAATCCTATCTCCGCTTCAAGCCCAATATCCAGCTGAACTACGTGTACTACTATGATACGGTCTTCAATTCCAAAATTTACGCATCCAATCCAGGCAAGGACACCCGGGCCATTGCCGATAAATTCTCCAGGACCTATAAGGACGACCTGGACCGGTTCAAAACACCGGAACAGATCCGCCAGCTCATTGACCTGGGACCTGAGCAGAACCGCTATGTGATCCACCTGCAATACAAGGACAAGAGCAGTTTCCTCCGCCTCTATGATGATATGATGGTCTGGCCCTTTGAAACAGAGACTGCCGCCGCCCTCAAGCGCCTCCAGGTACAGCTGCCACGTATCGCCTTCCTGGAAGGAGAAGGGGAAAGGGATGCCCGCCGCATGGGCGACCAGGACTACAAGATCCTCACCAGTGAGATCTCTTTCCGTTACGCGCTGGTGAACCAGGGCTTTGACGTGGTCACTATCCCCTCCGGCCAACCGATCCCTGATGATATTGCCGTATTGGTGATAGCCGATCCAAAGACCGCCTTTTCACCGGAAGCCATGGCCAATATCCAGCATTATATCAACAAAGGCCGCAACCTGCTGATTGCCGGCGAGCCGGGCAAGCAACAGCTGCTCAACCCGCTGCTGCAACAATTTGGTGTGGAGCTGATGCCCGGCGCCGTGGTACAACCGGGGAAGGACTTTGCGCCCGACCTGGTGCGTGCCCGCCTGACGCCCGCCGCCAATGACCTGGCAAAGCTGCTGTGGAAGGAATACCGCGACAGTGTAAAAGTAACTATGCTGGCTACGGCTGGCCTGCGCCTGCTTGACAGCAGTGTTTATAGACATAGTCCTTTACTGGTCACCGATGCCGGCAGCAGCTGGAACAGATCGGCCCCGCTGGACAAGGACGCCGCCACCGTATCCTTTGATGCCGCCGCCGGTGATCAGGCAGGTCCGCTGGTGACCGCCCTCCAGGCCACGCGCACCGTCAATGGCCGCCAGCAGCGCATCATCATCACCGGTGATGCCGATTATATGAGCAATGCAGAACTGGGCCGGCAGAATATCAAGACCGCCAATTTCAAATTCAATACCGCCGTATTCGGCTGGTTCAGCGAAGGCCAGTTCCCGATTGATACCAGCCGGCCGCCTTCCCAGGACAATTACCTGAACTATACGGGTAAGGCCCTGAAGACCATGAAATGGATCGTGATCGGCGTACTGCCGGGGATACTGGCGCTGGGCGCTACCCTGCTGCTGATCCGGCGTAAACGTAAATAAACACATACCGGCCTACCATAAAAAAACTCCCTTACCGGGTGGCAAGGGAGTTTTTTTATGGTAGGTAACTTACCAGCATTCCTGGCGGAACAAATCATCAAAGAACGAACTGGTAGTTCCGGCCGGCTTTCCTGCGGCAGGGTTGATCACCAGCACCGGTTTATAGTTCAGGGCTGCCTCCAGGTGTGCCTGCAGTCCACTCAGATGTGCTTTTAACAGGGGCTGTGTGGTGCTGACAGCAGCGGCAGACAAGGTCCTGGCCAGCAACCGGGCATGGGTTGTCAGCACGGTCCTGAACTGCGACAGGTCCGTACTGTTACTCACCAGAACAGCTGCCAGTTTTTTCACATACATATTCTGCAGGTCGCGGCGAACCACATCGGTAACAGGCTTGCCAGCAACCAGCTCTGAGAAAATACCTTTACGCAGATCTTCGAGCAGTTCGGCTGCCGGATAGTTGTTCCCGGGAAATTCCCTTTCCTGCGCCAGCAGTACTTTTGCCTGGTCCAGCAAGGCGCCCAGGGCTTCATTCTGCAACTTAGGTACGGCTGCAAAGCCGGCATTGCTGACCTGGTATAATTCCGTATCCATCAGCCATACCGGTGTGGCAAAAAGCTCCTGCTGCAGAAAGGCCATTGCTTTCTTTTGCTTGTTACGGGGCACCAGCTCAAACACAGGCCCTGCCTGCTCCGCCGTCTTTGGGGTAATATATACACCGCCGATGCTGCGAAACACATGCACAATAAAACGACTGTACTGGTTCACCAGCTCGTTGTACAAAGTGGCTGCGCCATCATAGTTCTCACCGGGTTTAACAGCCCATGCCATTAGCTGGGGCCGGATCCTTTTCAGGTTTTTGAGGCCATATCCGCTGGCCAGCACCACATCATCACCCAGGTCTTCGCTCTGGCTGCGGGGATCCGTATTGAACGGGTATTCATCAGTCAACGGCTCCAGCTGACTGCCATAAAAATACTTGCTGCCGGCAGCCAGCTGCTCCACCACCCATTTATTCATAAACGACTTTTCCGATTCGGCGGTCGGGAACCGGGGCAGCCATTTGTAGCCCCATTCAATGGCCCATTTATCATACTCACCAATACGTGGGAAGATACCCTGACGGCTGATGCTGTCCTCCGGCTGCGCTACATAGTTGAAACGTGCATAGTCCATGATGGAAGGCGTATGGCCATTGGCCTCCACCCAGGCTTTGTTGCGCAGCTTTTCTACCGGCACCGTGGAAGAGGAGCCAAAGTTGTGCTTCAGTCCCAGGGTATGCCCCACTTCATGGGAAGAAACAAAACGGATCAGCTGCCCCATTAGTTCGTCGTCCAGTTCAGGCTGCTGCGCACCGGGATCAATGGCGCCGGCCTGGATAACATACCATTTGCGGATCAGGGATTGCACACTGTGGTACCAATTTATATGCGTTTCCAGGATCTCGCCGGTACGGGGGTCGTTCACATTGGGACCGCTGGCATTCTGAATAGCGGATGGTTTGTACACGATCACGGAATGACGGGCATCGTAGAGGCTCCAGCTGCTGTCACCGGCCGGCGCTTCCTTACCGATGATAGCATTTTTGAAACCAGCTTTTTCAAAGGCCGCCTGCCAGTCGTTGACCCCGGCAATGAGAAAAGGCACCCATTTTTCAGGTGTGGCCGGATCAATATAGATAACGATCGGTTTTTTCGGTTCCACCAGCTCACCCCTGTTATACCTTTCTTCCTCCCCTGGTTTTGGCTCCAGACGCCAGCGCTGGATATACCTGGCTCTGCGTACGGCAACAGGATCACTGCTGAAGTCCATGTATTCATTGGAAAAATACCCTACCCGCAGATCGGCCAGCCTTGGCTTCATCGGTATTTGCGGCAGGCGGATAAAGGAGGTATTCAATTCCATGGTGATAGTCGTGTTCGCCTTGTTCAACAGGGTCTTGGTGGTCATTACCTCAATGTTCTCCGGGAAGGCCATGATATCGGAGACAAAAGAACGGTCGGGTACGGTAAAATCGAAAATATTGCCGAACAGGGGAATAGGCGTGATCAGCGCAGTGGTCATGGATTTGCCGGTCAGGAAATCCGTTACATCTATTACCGAACTATGGTCTTCCGGGTTATAGGCTTTAACCGGAAAAACAGCTTCAATGGCCTGGGTCTGGTTATTGGCCAGCGAGCGGGCCAGGCCGTTGCTGCTGCTATCGTCCGCCAGGTTGGTGAATTTGACAGAACGCAGGGCCAGCTTATCACCCGGTATTTTTTCAAAGCGGATCACCATACGCCCGCATTCATCTCCGCTATAGCCCAACTGCACAAAGGGCATTACAAAACCATAGGCGCCTTTATCAATGCGCGTAACGGCCAGCAGATCCTTGCCCAGCATGGTATCGGGGATCTCGAAATAGAACCGTTCTTTAAGGGTATGTATTTTAAAAAAGCTTGACCGGGTCCGGGCGCTGTCCGTGATCACCTGTTTATAGGGCTTCATACCGGCTGCTGAAGGAATGGTCTTTTGTGTGCTGTCTTTCTGTGCATTGGCCGCCGGCATGCAGGCAAACAGGGTGATACCTGCCAGCAAGGGCAGGAACGGCTTTCTCCAATCTGTCATGAGTTGCTGTTAATAGTTTAGTAAGCGTTTGGATCCGGATCTTAAAGCAGGAACTGAAAAACGATCAGCGAAGGTTTTGCTCATAGCCGCCATTCTGGATGGCTTCTACCGGCAATGGCCAGGTCCATTTTACGTCGCCGGGTTTCAGCTCGTAGCGGGTGGCGCCCAGCTGGCGTACAATGGCAGTGGCATAACGCGGTTCTTTGTTGAGCCGGCGCAGGTCTTCCCAGCGGGTGCCACGCACCACCAGTTCTTTCCTTCTTTCTGCTATCACCCAGTCCAGTACCTGCTGTTCATCACTGCTGTTCAACTCTACATAGCTGCCAGGCGTAAAGCGGTGCTGCCGCAAGGTATTGAGATCAGTTAAGGCTGCTGCAGGCTGGCTGGTGCGGGCCAGGCATTCTGCCCGGTTCAGATACACCTCATCCGTTGCAAAGCCGGTGAAGTAAGCAGCGGTGCCTTTATAGCTGCCTTTAAACACAGTTCGGGCGCCACTTTGGGTCCAATAGGCATTATAGCGAAGATCACCGGGCGTATAACTTTTCAGCAGTGCAGAGTCGGCATTGAAGGTAGAGCCACCGGTGGCGGTAGAGCTGACAATGATAAAACCATAAGCGTTATTCATAAATATCACTTCCACATTGTTATTGCCCTGTGCCGGAAAAGTGAAATTGCCGGTGAAGGAAAGCGTATTGAAATCAGTGAGCCTGCTGTTCAGCTGCAGGCATTTATTGGCATAATCGAGCGCCTTGTCATACAGTCCCTGCTGCATATACACACGCGTGAGCAGGGCATATACTGCCGCCTTGCCGGGCCTGAAGAAGACCACCGGATTGTCCGGCAGCAAGCCTTCGGCGGCTGTCAGATCAGCAATGATACGCAGGTAGGTATCTTCCACGCTGGAGCGGGCCATTTTAATGGTAGGGTCTGCATCAAGGCGCAGGGGCAGCCCCAGGTCTTCCCGGGCAGTAGCAGCATTGTATACAGGACAATGCAGCTGCGCCAGCTGATAAAAATTCAGTGCGCGGAAAAACAGCGCATTTCCCTTCAGCAGGTTCCATTTTTCCTGTTCACCGGCTTCGGGTCCGCTATCAGCTGTTTTACCCAGCGCCAGGTTGGCCAGCATGATATGGTTATACCCTGCCGTCCAGTCAATCTGCACCGGCTCCCGCCCCTGGAAAACCTGATCGGCCCAGATATAGGCATTCTTCTGGAAATCATTGGTGGTGCTTGTAACAATGCCGTTGTATTGTGCTTCCGTTACATAATATTCATCGCCGCCTATAAGGCCCAGGTTGGTGCTGCTTTGTTCGTTCATGACGGTGGTATTGTCCAGCAATGCCTGGAAATCGTCCAGCTTTTGCGGCACTACCTGCCGTTGGTCCGGTTTGTAGTCGAGGTATTTTTTACCGCAGGAACTTACTGCCATCAAAGTGGCTATGGAGAACAGAAAAGTGATGTTGATTTTCATATACCGTTTTGATGGATTTAAAATTCAAGTTGCAGACCGGCGGAATAACTCTTCGGCTCGGGATATAGGGTATTGATATATTCCGGATCCAGTCCCTGGTCGTTGGCGCGCCAGAGAATAGCCATTGAGCGGATATAGCCATAAACACGAAGGGACCTCACCGGCCAGCGTTTAATGAGCGATTGCGGCAGCGCATAACTGAAGTTCACATCCTGCAGGCGTATATGATCGCCTTTGGCGATCAGCACTTCTGAGTACCGGTAAATATTGGCCTGTGCGGTAGCATTGGCATCCATTTTATTGGGAAGGATTTTGGCAGGCACATTTGTGTGCTGCTCATCGCCCGGCTGCTGCCACCTGCTGAAGTAATCCATATGATACGAAGTGGTGAATTCACCGCCCGGCATCATGGAAGTACGGCGGAAAACATAATTGAATTTACCGGTGATAAGCGCACTGATGGTAATCCCTTTCCAGGAAAATGAATTCATCAGCGAGGCCGTCAGCAGGGGCACCGTAGTGCCGGCGGTGATAAACTCGTTCTTCCTGATCTGCTGGTAATACAGCTGGTAGTCTTTCCGGACACCGCCATCCTTATCGTAGATCAATAC from Candidatus Pseudobacter hemicellulosilyticus encodes the following:
- a CDS encoding Gldg family protein, whose translation is MHKIIRIARLELSLLFYSPIAWFLLIVFLFQCGLEYFSMMEGFSPVQELGLNPDALNDLTRKLFGPPFGIFSKIMGKLYLYLPLITMGLMSRELSSGTIKLLYSSPVKVRAIVLGKYGAMMVYNAVLMIPLLIIVAAAGITIHSADYGMLFSALLGLYLLLCAYAAIGLFMSSLTAYQVVAALSTLVVFAILNYVGELGQDIDLVRDITNFLSISGRTENMLSGLISSKDVLYYVVIIYLFLALSIYRLRTARESKPLWLRFGMYTGIVGSALLVGYLSSRPALIAYYDATATHARTLSPNTQQIVKEMRDEPLVVTSYINLLDKYYWNGRPDQRNADLARWESYLRFKPNIQLNYVYYYDTVFNSKIYASNPGKDTRAIADKFSRTYKDDLDRFKTPEQIRQLIDLGPEQNRYVIHLQYKDKSSFLRLYDDMMVWPFETETAAALKRLQVQLPRIAFLEGEGERDARRMGDQDYKILTSEISFRYALVNQGFDVVTIPSGQPIPDDIAVLVIADPKTAFSPEAMANIQHYINKGRNLLIAGEPGKQQLLNPLLQQFGVELMPGAVVQPGKDFAPDLVRARLTPAANDLAKLLWKEYRDSVKVTMLATAGLRLLDSSVYRHSPLLVTDAGSSWNRSAPLDKDAATVSFDAAAGDQAGPLVTALQATRTVNGRQQRIIITGDADYMSNAELGRQNIKTANFKFNTAVFGWFSEGQFPIDTSRPPSQDNYLNYTGKALKTMKWIVIGVLPGILALGATLLLIRRKRK
- a CDS encoding zinc-dependent metalloprotease, translated to MTDWRKPFLPLLAGITLFACMPAANAQKDSTQKTIPSAAGMKPYKQVITDSARTRSSFFKIHTLKERFYFEIPDTMLGKDLLAVTRIDKGAYGFVMPFVQLGYSGDECGRMVIRFEKIPGDKLALRSVKFTNLADDSSSNGLARSLANNQTQAIEAVFPVKAYNPEDHSSVIDVTDFLTGKSMTTALITPIPLFGNIFDFTVPDRSFVSDIMAFPENIEVMTTKTLLNKANTTITMELNTSFIRLPQIPMKPRLADLRVGYFSNEYMDFSSDPVAVRRARYIQRWRLEPKPGEEERYNRGELVEPKKPIVIYIDPATPEKWVPFLIAGVNDWQAAFEKAGFKNAIIGKEAPAGDSSWSLYDARHSVIVYKPSAIQNASGPNVNDPRTGEILETHINWYHSVQSLIRKWYVIQAGAIDPGAQQPELDDELMGQLIRFVSSHEVGHTLGLKHNFGSSSTVPVEKLRNKAWVEANGHTPSIMDYARFNYVAQPEDSISRQGIFPRIGEYDKWAIEWGYKWLPRFPTAESEKSFMNKWVVEQLAAGSKYFYGSQLEPLTDEYPFNTDPRSQSEDLGDDVVLASGYGLKNLKRIRPQLMAWAVKPGENYDGAATLYNELVNQYSRFIVHVFRSIGGVYITPKTAEQAGPVFELVPRNKQKKAMAFLQQELFATPVWLMDTELYQVSNAGFAAVPKLQNEALGALLDQAKVLLAQEREFPGNNYPAAELLEDLRKGIFSELVAGKPVTDVVRRDLQNMYVKKLAAVLVSNSTDLSQFRTVLTTHARLLARTLSAAAVSTTQPLLKAHLSGLQAHLEAALNYKPVLVINPAAGKPAGTTSSFFDDLFRQECW
- a CDS encoding RagB/SusD family nutrient uptake outer membrane protein; translation: MKINITFLFSIATLMAVSSCGKKYLDYKPDQRQVVPQKLDDFQALLDNTTVMNEQSSTNLGLIGGDEYYVTEAQYNGIVTSTTNDFQKNAYIWADQVFQGREPVQIDWTAGYNHIMLANLALGKTADSGPEAGEQEKWNLLKGNALFFRALNFYQLAQLHCPVYNAATAREDLGLPLRLDADPTIKMARSSVEDTYLRIIADLTAAEGLLPDNPVVFFRPGKAAVYALLTRVYMQQGLYDKALDYANKCLQLNSRLTDFNTLSFTGNFTFPAQGNNNVEVIFMNNAYGFIIVSSTATGGSTFNADSALLKSYTPGDLRYNAYWTQSGARTVFKGSYKGTAAYFTGFATDEVYLNRAECLARTSQPAAALTDLNTLRQHRFTPGSYVELNSSDEQQVLDWVIAERRKELVVRGTRWEDLRRLNKEPRYATAIVRQLGATRYELKPGDVKWTWPLPVEAIQNGGYEQNLR